A window of Malania oleifera isolate guangnan ecotype guangnan chromosome 5, ASM2987363v1, whole genome shotgun sequence contains these coding sequences:
- the LOC131156297 gene encoding trihelix transcription factor ENAP2: MALASSSSAPDHPQRPSLSVSSAAVFPKALPLPTVASPAKKPLPLPWTPLETTHLIEAYQEKWYSLKRGQLKASQWEEVAITVAARCGYDEPSKTATQCRHKIEKLRKRYRTEKQRTGLSPWQFFDLMDRMEHGPLPISARPMAVAEFPNSEEENENYYNNDDFLENYINKSRSINYIVRAPSGVESNVGDRKKLSSLRNPMFRRRRKVFEDAEDEEDEDEEEEEAVVEERDGEGARGVISELTMEIKGFAERFIRMENKKMEMMRETERYRMEMDSKRMDMILDSQRKILDTISRTIGSHKKLKMAED; this comes from the coding sequence ATGGCATTAGCCTCTTCGTCCTCTGCCCCGGACCACCCGCAACGACCATCCCTTTCGGTCTCCTCCGCCGCCGTCTTCCCCAAGGCCCTTCCTCTCCCCACCGTCGCCTCCCCGGCGAAGAAACCCCTGCCTCTCCCTTGGACCCCCCTCGAGACCACTCATCTCATCGAAGCCTACCAAGAGAAATGGTACTCCCTCAAGCGCGGCCAGCTCAAGGCCAGCCAGTGGGAGGAGGTCGCCATCACCGTCGCCGCCCGCTGCGGCTACGATGAACCCTCCAAGACCGCCACCCAGTGCCGCCACAAGATTGAGAAGCTCCGCAAGCGCTACCGCACCGAAAAACAGCGAACTGGTCTGTCTCCTTGGCAGTTCTTCGACCTCATGGACCGTATGGAGCACGGACCTCTCCCCATCTCTGCTCGTCCCATGGCGGTCGCCGAATTCCCCAATTCTGAGGAGGAGAATGAGAATTATTACAATAATGATGATTTTCTTGAGAATTATATTAACAAGTCGAGGAGTATTAATTACATTGTCCGCGCACCGTCGGGTGTGGAGAGCAATGTTGGGGATCGTAAGAAATTGAGCAGCTTGAGAAACCCGATGTTTCGGAGGCGGAGGAAGGTTTTTGAGGATGCAGAGGATGAGGAGGAcgaggatgaagaagaagaggaggcgGTGGTGGAGGAGAGGGATGGGGAGGGAGCCAGAGGGGTGATTTCGGAATTGACAATGGAGATAAAGGGGTTTGCTGAAAGGTTTATTAGGATGGAGAATAAGAAGATGGAGATGATGAGGGAGACAGAGAGGTATAGGATGGAAATGGATAGTAAGAGGATGGATATGATTCTTGATTCTCAGCGAAAGATTCTTGATACAATTTCTAGGACTATTGGTTCTCATAAAAAATTGAAGATGGCTGAGGATTGA